A genomic stretch from Leptospira licerasiae serovar Varillal str. VAR 010 includes:
- a CDS encoding MBOAT family O-acyltransferase → MNFNSFGFFIFLFITFALYYLPFLKKFQLLTVVAASFYFYAYSDPWLLILLLFSIFWNASIVYLIQTPDFKSKKAVLALGIVLNLSVLFFFKYSGLFAKTFLGSSGPSDLYWIFLIPLPIGISFYTFHGISMVVDFYRIGSDIFKEKVPYPKLILQSSLYINFFPQLVAGPIVKAKEFFPQIKTKDFKDIPWIQAAKILILGYFLKTVIADNLNDLTFVIDFPYNSHHSTLTLILLILGYSAQIFADFAGYSLIAIGTAFLFGYRLPTNFNFPYISSNFSEFWRRWHISLSTWLRDYLYIPLGGNRKGNFRTYINLFLVMALGGLWHGAEWRYMVWGIGHGLLLLIERFLDQNLPFKFPENRFFSFIKAGFVFLSVSLLWLLFRLPDFETAIKYLKLLRTNLSLGTDWELCIFLIFFSVPVFLYHFYGWYKEKYPEETMEKISNIGYAFLLFLIVLNKGPSAAFIYFQF, encoded by the coding sequence ATGAATTTTAATAGTTTTGGATTTTTCATATTCTTATTCATTACCTTTGCTCTTTACTATCTTCCTTTCCTAAAAAAATTCCAACTTCTGACGGTAGTCGCCGCTAGTTTTTATTTCTACGCATATTCGGATCCTTGGCTATTAATCTTACTTTTGTTCTCCATTTTTTGGAACGCGAGTATAGTATATCTGATCCAAACTCCCGATTTTAAATCTAAAAAAGCGGTTTTAGCGTTAGGGATAGTACTAAACTTAAGCGTATTATTCTTCTTTAAATATAGCGGCTTATTCGCCAAAACTTTCTTAGGAAGTTCGGGGCCCTCGGACTTATATTGGATTTTTCTAATTCCCCTTCCTATAGGTATTTCTTTTTATACCTTTCATGGGATCAGCATGGTTGTTGATTTTTATAGGATCGGTTCCGATATTTTCAAGGAGAAGGTCCCCTACCCTAAACTTATCCTACAATCTTCCCTATATATAAATTTTTTCCCTCAATTGGTGGCAGGACCGATCGTTAAGGCAAAAGAATTTTTCCCCCAGATAAAGACAAAAGATTTCAAAGATATTCCCTGGATCCAAGCAGCAAAGATCCTGATCCTAGGATATTTTCTAAAAACGGTAATCGCGGACAATTTGAATGATCTTACCTTTGTTATCGATTTTCCTTATAATTCTCACCATTCTACTCTTACATTGATACTTCTGATCTTAGGTTATTCCGCGCAGATATTTGCCGACTTTGCGGGATATTCTTTGATCGCTATCGGAACTGCATTCTTATTCGGTTATAGACTTCCAACCAATTTCAATTTTCCTTATATATCCTCCAATTTTTCGGAATTTTGGAGAAGATGGCATATATCCCTTTCTACATGGCTCAGAGATTATTTGTATATTCCTTTGGGAGGAAACAGAAAGGGGAACTTTAGGACTTATATAAACCTATTCTTGGTTATGGCATTAGGCGGTCTTTGGCACGGAGCTGAATGGAGATATATGGTCTGGGGGATAGGCCACGGACTTCTGTTATTAATAGAAAGATTCTTAGATCAGAATCTTCCGTTTAAATTCCCCGAGAATCGTTTCTTCTCGTTTATAAAGGCCGGGTTCGTATTCTTAAGTGTTTCACTTTTATGGTTACTATTCCGTTTACCCGATTTCGAAACTGCGATTAAGTATCTGAAACTATTAAGAACAAATTTAAGTTTGGGAACCGACTGGGAACTTTGCATATTTTTAATATTCTTTTCCGTTCCCGTGTTCCTTTATCATTTTTACGGATGGTACAAGGAAAAATATCCGGAAGAAACAATGGAGAAAATTTCAAATATAGGTTATGCATTCCTTCTATTCTTGATCGTTCTGAACAAGGGGCCTTCTGCCGCATTCATCTATTTTCAGTTTTAA
- a CDS encoding adenylate/guanylate cyclase domain-containing protein yields the protein MKQKLVQFVYLIFGDPKKNSLEHRLFNAISLVNGTLNILGSIFEEKTEYSHRVILLNLISGLILLAMYYFSRFRNIYYVLFWPLNLTILAYLSSLWFLHGGSNGGNHYYFIPALVIATILLKNHNIFFIYAFYAFVTGFLYIFEYLYPNFIVPQKDRDAEYMDLGGNYIFVQILTGILIFILSRNLNIERKKSDNLLRNILPESIADELKMNDRVQPKRYESVTVLFTDMAGFTQIAEKMSPEELVKELHFFFAEFDRIARKYGLEKIKTIGDAYMAVGGLPTPNRTHARDAVFCGLEFQKFMKTQKEERQNLGLPTWELRLGIHTGSVVAGVIGTEKFAYDIWGDTVNTASRMESSGVAGEVNISLDTFHFVREDFICESRGLIKAKNKGEIEMFLVKGAREA from the coding sequence ATGAAACAGAAACTTGTACAATTTGTTTACCTGATCTTCGGAGACCCTAAAAAGAATTCCTTAGAGCATAGATTATTCAATGCAATTTCATTAGTAAATGGAACTCTAAATATATTAGGTTCCATCTTCGAAGAGAAAACGGAATATTCTCACCGGGTCATTCTTCTCAATTTGATTTCCGGACTTATTCTGCTCGCAATGTATTATTTTTCCAGATTTCGGAATATTTATTACGTCCTTTTCTGGCCCTTAAATCTAACAATACTCGCATATTTATCCTCTCTATGGTTCTTGCATGGAGGCTCGAACGGAGGAAATCATTACTATTTTATCCCTGCCTTGGTAATCGCCACGATTCTTTTAAAGAATCATAATATCTTTTTTATTTATGCATTTTACGCATTTGTCACAGGCTTCCTATATATTTTCGAATATCTTTATCCAAATTTCATCGTCCCTCAGAAGGATAGAGACGCCGAATACATGGACTTGGGAGGGAATTATATTTTCGTCCAGATCCTGACGGGAATATTGATCTTCATACTAAGCAGGAACCTGAATATAGAGAGAAAAAAATCGGACAATCTACTTCGTAATATTCTTCCCGAATCAATCGCGGACGAATTAAAAATGAACGATCGGGTACAACCGAAACGTTATGAGAGTGTTACCGTATTATTTACGGATATGGCAGGTTTCACTCAGATTGCGGAAAAAATGAGTCCGGAAGAATTAGTAAAGGAACTCCATTTCTTCTTCGCTGAATTCGACAGGATCGCCAGAAAATACGGTTTGGAAAAGATCAAAACTATCGGAGACGCTTATATGGCAGTCGGCGGACTTCCGACACCGAATCGTACACATGCAAGAGACGCGGTTTTCTGCGGGTTGGAATTCCAAAAATTCATGAAAACTCAAAAGGAAGAAAGGCAAAACTTAGGACTTCCGACCTGGGAACTACGTTTGGGAATCCATACGGGAAGCGTAGTAGCAGGAGTGATCGGGACCGAAAAGTTCGCCTACGATATATGGGGAGATACGGTCAATACCGCTAGCCGTATGGAAAGCTCCGGAGTCGCGGGAGAAGTGAATATCTCCCTAGATACATTCCATTTTGTGAGAGAAGATTTTATCTGTGAGTCCAGGGGATTGATAAAAGCTAAGAACAAGGGAGAGATTGAAATGTTTTTGGTGAAAGGAGCCAGAGAAGCATAA